The following is a genomic window from Nitrospirota bacterium.
CCAGGAGTCGGCGGGCGTCCAGGTAGAATTCCCGGTAGGCCTCGGCCTGAAGCCGGTACAACCGATCCGTCGAAATCGCGCTCAGATTGAATCGTGAATGAAAGTACTCGAAATCCCTGAACGAAGGCTTCTGTGCGCCGGGCTGGATTCGATACCAGTCCCCGAGCGCCGTTCCCGCAAAGGGGGTGACGATGAAAAACATGGCCTGGGTGAGCGGCGACCGGACGGCGAAGTCAATCGTCGATCGGATCTCATCCTCGGTCTCGGACGGGAAACCCAGCATGAAGAAACCGTTCGTGAAAATACCGAGTCTCACCGATTCCTCGATCGTCCACTTCACGCGGTCCAGCTTGAGGTTTTTCTTGATCATGAGTTGCAATCGGGGCGTGACCGTTTCCACGGCCACGCAGAGGTACTGACAGCCGGCCTCCTTCGACTTTTCGAGGAACTCACGGTCCATCCGATCGCAGCGGAGGCCGTTGGGAAAGTGAATCGCCGTCCCAGGACCGCGGGAAGCGATCCCGTCCAGAATGGTCTTGCCTCGACTCAGATCCCAGTTGAAAATATCGTCGACGATTTCAAAGTCCTTGATGCCGTAGCGTCCGATGATCTCATCCACTTCGGCGAGCACGTTGTCCGGAGATCGGGGGCGGAAGTCCTTCCCGAAGTTCTCGTGGCAATACGTGCATCGGTACGGACACCCGCGCGAGGTGAAGAGGGCCATGTAGGGGCGACGGCCCATGGTGCTCATGCTCTTGAGGCTCCCATAGGCATGCACGTCAACCAGATCCCACGCCGGGAAGGGAAGGGCATCTAGGTTCTCAATGGCATTCCGGCGCTTGGAGAAGAATACTCCTTTATCCCGTCGGAAGGCGATTCCATCCGTATCTTCCGGTCGCCCTCCTCCGAACCACTGCTCGACGAATTCGTGGAAGGTTTTCTCGCCCTCACCGATGCACAGGTAGTCGATCCGAGGGTCGGACAGGACTTCCCTGGGGTAGGACGAGGCGTGCGGACCCCCGACGATCACGGGAGTATCCGGGCAGCAGGCTTTGACTTGCGCCGCCGCCCAGTGCATCGCCGTAGCCTCGGCCGTCAGGGCACTCAACCCAACCAAGTCCGGTCTGAAGTCACGCAAAGTGTCGACCAATTCGCCGTACGGATGCTGATCGTAGCCAACATCGACAATTCGTACTTCGTGATGCGAATGCAGCCTCAAATAGGAAGCGAGATACATGAGCCCGAGAGGGGGCGTCATTCCGAAATTGTTGGGCGTGAGATAGCGCGCCTTGGCAAGTAGAATTTTCCCCACTTCAGGAATCAAAGTACCAGATCGACGCAATGTTGACAAGGCCGTGTTCCAATGCCTGCTTGACGATGATAGGCGTCTATGATGTGATCTAAGGGTGCGCGTTCTCTTCGTTTTTCGGAATTCGGAGTGGCTTGGAATCGAGTATCTTTCGGCGGTCTTGAAACGTGCGGGCCACGAAACGGCCCTGCTTTACCACCCAGGGTGCGGCGAGGTGGAACGTGAAATCCCCTGGCTGGACAAGCTCCAATCCAGGCTGGGGATCGAACGGCTCATGTTGCGGCGAGCCGACCGTTTTGAACCCGACTTGATCGCCTTCTCATCCACAACCACCTTGTTCCCATGGGTGAAAAAGATGTCCAAGTACCTTAGGGATCGGCTCCAGGTACCCGTCTTGGTGGGTGGAATCCATCCTACCGTGGCCCCGGAGCACGTCCTGAAACATGACGGTATTGACATGCTGTGTCTGGGTGAAGGTGAGAATGCCATCGGCGAACTAGTGGACAGCATGTCCAGAGGTGAGTCTCGGACCGACATTCCCAACCTGTGGTTCAAGCGCGGGGAAACCATCATACGCAATGAGATCGGTCCACTGATCCAAGACATGGACAGCCTGCCCTATCCGGACAAGGACATCTATCTGCCCTATGGAATCATCCAGAATCGACTCCATGTGATGACATCCAGGGGGTGCCCCTACTCGTGCTCGTACTGCTTCCACAGCTACTATCACGATCTCCACAAGGGGAAGGGGAAGTACTATCGCCGCCATAGCGTTGGCCGTGTCATCGAAGAGATTCTCCACTTCAGGCGGAAGCTCCGGTTCACTGAGATCTACTTCTATGACGACATCTTCACGATCCATGAACGCTGGGTGCAGGAGTTCGCGCGGGCCTACAAGAAAGAGGTGGGAGTCCCTTTCAAGATGTTGGTCTACCCCGAGTGGGTCCGAAGGGACACGATGCAGCTCCTCAAGGAGGCAGGCTGCTACTACGTTGATCTGGGCGTGGAATCCGGGAGCCGGAGGGTCCGGGAGGAGCTGATGAACCGACCGGTTCAGGATGAGAGCATGCACCGCGCGGCCGCCATCCTCCACGAACTGGGAATCAAGTTTGCGAGCCTCAACATTTTCGGGACTCCGGGAGAGACGGAAGCGGACATGCGCGCAACCTACGAACTGAACATGGAAATGAAACCGACGGGCGCGATCGGGAGCATCCTGTATCCCTTCCCCAGGACGACTTCGTACGATTACGCAAAGGCGAATGGGTTCCTGGATGCGGAGGGCGATGCGAAAGTGATCGAGGGACTCGGGTCGTACAAGGGATTTCCGGTTACGAAAATTCCTCACGCCGGCGCAGCCCTGAGATACATGCGTCTCCTTCCGTTGCTGGTCAAAGTGCCACGGGTGTTGCATCCGCTGTTGTTCCGCATGCCGTATTGGAGAGTGTTCGATTTCATCCTCCTGCCGTTCGTTTCGATTTGGAGGAACTTCTACATTAGGTCCAGGGAATTCGCCGGTGGTTTGTTGGGAAGTTGGCATCTCTACTTGGGTGAGATCTTCCGACGACCTCCACGGAGCCGGCCGAAGGTTGGGTGGGCAAGCTCTGGGAGGCGTGCGCATGTTGAATTCTCCCCATCCCTCACGGCCCCGCCGCCGATCAGGCTTCTCACGGACGTCGCGGCACCCGCGGTCACGGATCAATCGGTCGCCCCACCTGCGGCCTGAGCGTGGAGTGGGGGGATCCGCCCCGCAGGCTGTGTTTCAAGAACGTCCGTGTGATACAACGCGTGGGTGAGGCGGTCTCGCGCATCGTTCCGAAGGCCTCGGGTGGAAGAAGAGTTGCGAAGTTTCCCCCGCCCTGCTGAATTCTGAGAGAGTCTGATGTCCCTCCCACCTGCCGTCCGAGCGTTGCTGATCTGGATGCTGGGCATGAGTCTCCGCCTCCCCCTTCTAGGGCGGGAACTGAACCTCGATGAGATAAAAAGATGGCAATCGGCGACGGGTCCGCTGGGGGAGCTGTGGGATCGGTCGATCATCCTGCTGGGGGGGAATCCACTCTATTCGCTGTTTCTTAGACCGTTTTCGGGACTGGAACCGACCGTGTGGATCCGGCTACCCGGATTATTGGCTGGGGCCATGGTTGCGCCGTTGGCCTACGCGATTCTGAGGAAGAATTTCGGCGAACGGATTGCATTGGGTTCGGCTGCGATACTGGCCTGCTCGCCGTTCCAGGTCGAGCAGGGCGCCCTCCTGAAAGAGTATCCTCTGGCCCTTGTCCCCGAGACCCTGACGTTGTGGTTTGCGGCAAGACTGGTGGCCGTAGGAGGCGGCCCCGGGCTTTGGGCGGCCATCGCCGCGGCCGAAACGGTTTCCGTTTGGTTGTCGCTCCCCTCGATCTTCGTTTGGGGTGGGCTGGCGGCGGCCTTGCCCCTGGCGTGGCATCGAACCAAGAAGTTCCCCTGGGGCCATTGGCTTTGCAGTCAAACCCCTGTGCTTGCGTCTGGGATCGTGACCGCCTTGAGTTGGCCGCATGGAAACGAAGCAGGTTTTCAGCAGGTCGTCGGGCGGCTGCACCTCGATCCTCTTTCGCTCGCGGCGCAAGAATTGACCGGCCTGGCCGCGTGGTATCCGAATCTGGATGTACGCTTACAAGACTTTCTGACCGCAATGAATTGGGCGGATGCCTACGGGCATTTCGAGGGGATCATCAAGATTGTCTATTTTCTTGCCAAGATTGGCCTCGGGGGAGGAGTCGTCATTCTTGTTCTGAGGGCCTGGACTCGATATAGCGATAGCGCGCCGCTGAAGCTTTTCGCATGGACGGTGGGGTTGGCCCCCTTCCTCTATTACATCGCGTTCCTCGCGCGTGGCTACGGCCATCTTTACTTGCCTCAGGCGTTCCTCGCTTCATCCATGGGGCTGACCACGCTTCTCGCCGCCGGGTTCGAGGCGCTATCGTCCCCATGGAAGAGGATTATCGGATTGGGGTTGGGGGCGGCCTCCGTGCTGTCGCTGTTGACGCTCTTGGCTGGCGTGTGGCCCCACCCCTACCGCCCCGTCCGGCCCCTCCTGAGCCGACTGCCGCACGGTACGCCTGCATGGATTTACCCTGCCGACGCGGTGCACTACATCCGTTACAACGCGCCCCCGCCTAGGAGGAAATCCATCCGTTCTCTCGGGCCGACCGCGCTGGAGAGGCCGGACACGTGGAAACCGATTTTTGAAATCGCCTCACGGCAAGTCGCGAGGGAAGCGCTTCGAAAACTGCCGAGGGGGGAGGCCGCGCTTGTGGCCGTGAGGTCCTACCTGCAATGGAGCGATCCGGACCTCGCTGCGGTGGATCCATGCAGATGGGCGCTC
Proteins encoded in this region:
- a CDS encoding B12-binding domain-containing radical SAM protein; this encodes MRVLFVFRNSEWLGIEYLSAVLKRAGHETALLYHPGCGEVEREIPWLDKLQSRLGIERLMLRRADRFEPDLIAFSSTTTLFPWVKKMSKYLRDRLQVPVLVGGIHPTVAPEHVLKHDGIDMLCLGEGENAIGELVDSMSRGESRTDIPNLWFKRGETIIRNEIGPLIQDMDSLPYPDKDIYLPYGIIQNRLHVMTSRGCPYSCSYCFHSYYHDLHKGKGKYYRRHSVGRVIEEILHFRRKLRFTEIYFYDDIFTIHERWVQEFARAYKKEVGVPFKMLVYPEWVRRDTMQLLKEAGCYYVDLGVESGSRRVREELMNRPVQDESMHRAAAILHELGIKFASLNIFGTPGETEADMRATYELNMEMKPTGAIGSILYPFPRTTSYDYAKANGFLDAEGDAKVIEGLGSYKGFPVTKIPHAGAALRYMRLLPLLVKVPRVLHPLLFRMPYWRVFDFILLPFVSIWRNFYIRSREFAGGLLGSWHLYLGEIFRRPPRSRPKVGWASSGRRAHVEFSPSLTAPPPIRLLTDVAAPAVTDQSVAPPAA
- a CDS encoding glycosyltransferase family 39 protein, with protein sequence MSLPPAVRALLIWMLGMSLRLPLLGRELNLDEIKRWQSATGPLGELWDRSIILLGGNPLYSLFLRPFSGLEPTVWIRLPGLLAGAMVAPLAYAILRKNFGERIALGSAAILACSPFQVEQGALLKEYPLALVPETLTLWFAARLVAVGGGPGLWAAIAAAETVSVWLSLPSIFVWGGLAAALPLAWHRTKKFPWGHWLCSQTPVLASGIVTALSWPHGNEAGFQQVVGRLHLDPLSLAAQELTGLAAWYPNLDVRLQDFLTAMNWADAYGHFEGIIKIVYFLAKIGLGGGVVILVLRAWTRYSDSAPLKLFAWTVGLAPFLYYIAFLARGYGHLYLPQAFLASSMGLTTLLAAGFEALSSPWKRIIGLGLGAASVLSLLTLLAGVWPHPYRPVRPLLSRLPHGTPAWIYPADAVHYIRYNAPPPRRKSIRSLGPTALERPDTWKPIFEIASRQVAREALRKLPRGEAALVAVRSYLQWSDPDLAAVDPCRWALDAQDGDVWIFKSTPPKEKCP
- a CDS encoding B12-binding domain-containing radical SAM protein yields the protein MGKILLAKARYLTPNNFGMTPPLGLMYLASYLRLHSHHEVRIVDVGYDQHPYGELVDTLRDFRPDLVGLSALTAEATAMHWAAAQVKACCPDTPVIVGGPHASSYPREVLSDPRIDYLCIGEGEKTFHEFVEQWFGGGRPEDTDGIAFRRDKGVFFSKRRNAIENLDALPFPAWDLVDVHAYGSLKSMSTMGRRPYMALFTSRGCPYRCTYCHENFGKDFRPRSPDNVLAEVDEIIGRYGIKDFEIVDDIFNWDLSRGKTILDGIASRGPGTAIHFPNGLRCDRMDREFLEKSKEAGCQYLCVAVETVTPRLQLMIKKNLKLDRVKWTIEESVRLGIFTNGFFMLGFPSETEDEIRSTIDFAVRSPLTQAMFFIVTPFAGTALGDWYRIQPGAQKPSFRDFEYFHSRFNLSAISTDRLYRLQAEAYREFYLDARRLLGIVRHHPRKSHLPELAWTTLKLMLLKDRGNLNPAALRILQAPPHSPPDLAPPGRAEAPVESEVGLGLHEIPSVECRLEPLQVPISPVQGPSDYHKPWVPRHPLQ